In Cupriavidus basilensis, the following proteins share a genomic window:
- a CDS encoding mandelate racemase/muconate lactonizing enzyme family protein, whose amino-acid sequence MSVRIIDIREVTKPISSPIRNAYIDFSKMTSSLVAVVTDAFRDGKRVIGYGFNSNGRYGQGGLIRERFAPRILAADPASLLDDAGTNLDPNRVWAATMSNEKPGGHGERSVAVGTIDMAVWDAVSKIAGVPLFQLLAERHGVSANPRVFVYAAGGYYYPGKDLGALRAEMRSYLKRGYNVVKMKIGGASLEEDSARIEAVLQEIGPDAQLAVDANGRFDLDTAIAYAKMLRDYPLFWYEEAGDPLDYHLQATLAEYYPGAMATGENLFSHQDARNLIRYGAMRPDRDYLQFDCALSYGLVEYERTLEVLKTFGWSPSRCIPHGGHQMSLNIAAGLGLGGNESYPDLFQPYGGFPDGVKVIDGHITMPELPGIGFEGKADLYAQMSALAQP is encoded by the coding sequence ATGTCCGTGCGCATCATTGACATCCGCGAAGTGACGAAGCCGATTTCGTCGCCCATCCGCAATGCCTATATCGATTTCTCGAAGATGACGAGCAGCCTCGTCGCCGTGGTGACCGACGCGTTTCGCGACGGCAAGCGCGTGATTGGCTACGGCTTCAACTCCAATGGCCGCTACGGCCAGGGCGGCCTGATCCGCGAGCGTTTTGCGCCGCGTATCCTGGCGGCCGATCCGGCTTCGCTGCTGGACGACGCCGGCACCAACCTTGACCCCAACCGCGTGTGGGCCGCCACCATGTCCAATGAGAAACCGGGCGGTCATGGCGAGCGCTCGGTCGCGGTCGGCACCATCGATATGGCGGTGTGGGACGCGGTGTCCAAGATCGCCGGCGTGCCGCTGTTCCAGTTGCTGGCCGAGCGCCACGGCGTCAGCGCCAACCCGCGCGTGTTCGTCTATGCCGCCGGCGGTTATTACTATCCGGGCAAGGACCTCGGCGCGCTGCGCGCCGAGATGCGCTCCTACCTGAAGCGCGGCTACAACGTGGTCAAGATGAAGATCGGCGGCGCCAGCCTGGAGGAAGACAGCGCGCGCATCGAGGCCGTGCTGCAGGAAATCGGCCCGGACGCGCAGCTCGCCGTGGACGCCAACGGCCGCTTTGACCTGGACACCGCCATCGCCTACGCCAAGATGCTGCGCGACTATCCGCTGTTCTGGTACGAGGAAGCCGGCGATCCGCTGGACTACCACCTGCAGGCCACGCTTGCCGAGTACTACCCCGGCGCCATGGCCACCGGCGAAAACCTGTTCAGCCACCAGGACGCCCGCAACCTGATCCGCTACGGCGCCATGCGCCCGGACCGCGACTACCTGCAGTTCGACTGCGCGCTGTCCTACGGGCTGGTGGAGTACGAGCGCACGCTGGAAGTGCTGAAGACCTTTGGCTGGTCGCCAAGCCGCTGCATCCCGCACGGTGGCCATCAGATGTCGCTCAATATCGCCGCCGGCCTGGGCCTGGGCGGCAACGAGAGCTACCCCGACCTGTTCCAGCCTTACGGCGGCTTCCCCGATGGCGTGAAGGTGATCGACGGCCATATCACCATGCCGGAGCTGCCAGGCATCGGGTTTGAGGGCAAGGCGGATCTGTATGCGCAGATGTCGGCGCTGGCGCAGCCTTGA
- a CDS encoding SDR family NAD(P)-dependent oxidoreductase: MQDDDTPAARTRHALVTGASSGIGAAITRRLLSAGWTVTGLDRSPAPSVAGFNGIEVDLTDAAKLAAAVATLPQVDAIVHAAGFMRTAVLGELNPEDGEGMWRIHVQAACVLANALMPTLPDGARIVLIGSRTAAGAPGRSQYAATKAAVVGMARSWAAELAPRGITVNVVAPGATETPMLNDPGRKGTPPRTPPIGRFIRPDEVAGMVSFLLGPDAGAITGQQILICGGASL, from the coding sequence ATGCAAGACGACGACACGCCCGCGGCGCGGACCAGGCACGCCCTGGTCACCGGCGCCAGCTCCGGTATCGGCGCGGCCATTACCCGGCGGCTGCTGTCGGCGGGCTGGACGGTGACCGGGCTGGACCGCTCGCCGGCACCCAGCGTAGCAGGCTTCAACGGGATCGAAGTCGACCTGACCGATGCCGCAAAGCTTGCCGCCGCCGTGGCCACGTTGCCCCAGGTCGACGCCATCGTCCATGCCGCGGGATTCATGCGCACGGCGGTGCTCGGCGAGCTGAACCCCGAGGACGGCGAGGGCATGTGGCGTATCCATGTGCAAGCCGCCTGCGTGCTGGCCAACGCGCTGATGCCAACGCTGCCGGATGGCGCGCGCATCGTGCTGATCGGCAGCCGCACCGCGGCGGGCGCGCCAGGGCGCAGCCAGTACGCCGCGACCAAGGCGGCGGTGGTGGGCATGGCGCGCTCCTGGGCCGCGGAGCTGGCGCCACGCGGCATCACCGTCAATGTGGTGGCGCCGGGCGCCACCGAGACCCCGATGCTGAACGACCCGGGCCGCAAGGGCACGCCCCCGCGCACGCCGCCGATCGGGCGCTTTATCCGGCCCGATGAAGTGGCTGGGATGGTGAGCTTCCTGCTCGGGCCGGATGCCGGCGCCATCACCGGGCAGCAGATCCTGATTTGCGGCGGCGCTTCGCTGTAG